GCGCTCCCGGGATGAAAACCTATAACAAGATCACTATCCTTAATATCCAAGCGCCTCAGGTAATCCTCGGCAAAATCAGTGTCTTCCTGTTCCAAAAAGAACTCAAGGGGCGGAATCTCACTGCATTTCTTCCCCGTAAGTTTTTCACACAGCCTTATATTCTCTTCAACATTGTGCAGGCAGTCATCTTCATGCACCCTTACATTGTTCAGGGACGCCAGATTCTCGCGGTTTTTCCTCAGGTAGTCAACTGCGGCTCTTTTTTTTGCGCCCACAAAAAAGCTGAACAGGTTGTATTCTTTCCTGTTAGAAGGGTAAACATTTATGGAAACGTCGTACTTCCCGCGGAATTTCAGCAGGTAGAAAAACGACTTAACCGCTCCTTCTTTTAGAAAATCAAAGTAATGAACATTATTCAGGTATTTATTTCTTTTGTAGATATCCCTTACGCCTGAGAACATCACAAGGGCGTCAATCTGTGCATCGGGGTAAGCCTCCCTCAGGAATTTAATGGATGGCGTAAACATTAAAGCGTCTCCGATACCTGAAAGAGCAAAAATCAATATTTTCATTTACTTTAATTCCTGTTTAATACATGAAAAGCGGTCCTTAAACATTAAGGAACCGCTTTTCATCAGTTGCTAGTCATTATTTACAAATTACTGAACGGGTCTCGTGCTGTCCGGCTTTAATCCTGAGGCCAGAGCCCTGTATTTCTGAACTTCGTTCTTAACTGAAGGATCCTGTGGATATATCCTTTCCAGGCGCATCCAGATCTCAGCCGCCTTGTCATATTCCTTCAGGTTGGCATAAATGTCTGTAAGCATTCTGTAAGGATTATAATAGCTGCTTACGTCGTTCGGATTTTCTTCCAGCTGCTTTCTTGCAATAGGCTCCAGCTCGCCGGCAATCTTGCGGTAGCGGTCCATTGCACCGGCAGCATAGTACAAGTTGCTGGTCTGGTACATCATCTGATAAGGCATCTTTATAACTTCAGATGGCATCTTCTTTTCCATCATATCCAGCGTCTGAACTGCCATCTGCTTATTCTGTGCATTATAGATGTAATAAACCGCAAGGCGCAGATAAGAATTCCTGTAGTTCTGTGTCAGCCTTTCATGATTGTCATCAAAGAATATACCCTTGTCGTTCAGTCCTCTTAATTTGAAACCAGGCTTGTAATCCTTGCTGTATCCGTTATCCTGATTAAAGAGGTTAGCCTTCATTATGTTTTCATCAACGAATTCAGAATTCGGGCGTGCCTTTACGGGAACGAGCCTGAAAGCAAGTCCTTCCATAATAAGGTTATTCTGCAGACCGATCTTGCTGTCCTCAGAGCAGGTTACTGCAAAGTATATCGGGCGCTTCCAGTTGTTTGCCTGGACGATATCCCTAACCAGAATGTCCTGAATCCTGATAGCCTTAACGTCACCATACTGCAGCGTATTGTCCATGCGGTAAGTGAGTTTGCCGGACTTTACGACTGATGAATCGGCCATACCATATTTTTCAACAAAAGACATGCCGCCATATTGTGGACTCTTTGTCATGTACTGCTGCATAACATCCTGCGGAACCGGCAGCGAAACCATCTGCGGATCCCATCTGACCGGC
The DNA window shown above is from Ignavibacteria bacterium and carries:
- a CDS encoding glycosyltransferase family 9 protein, whose protein sequence is MKILIFALSGIGDALMFTPSIKFLREAYPDAQIDALVMFSGVRDIYKRNKYLNNVHYFDFLKEGAVKSFFYLLKFRGKYDVSINVYPSNRKEYNLFSFFVGAKKRAAVDYLRKNRENLASLNNVRVHEDDCLHNVEENIRLCEKLTGKKCSEIPPLEFFLEQEDTDFAEDYLRRLDIKDSDLVIGFHPGSATLKNHINRRWEPEKFSLLGRRLIDEMGAKVLLFGGPEEKELRDKVVSGIGSSNAIAVEAKSLAASAAVMKRCNLFVSNDSSLMHVASALRLSVIAVIGPTNPAYIYPWKTDHKIVSLNLPCAPCFYYSPKPLICYRTDVQFKCVREIGVDMVMQAVGEMMDS